CGAGCACCTCCGGATTGGAGTACTTCACCGCGGTCGAGATCACCACCACGGTGGGCTCCCCCGCCAGATTCTCCTCCTGGTGGCCGATGAAGATCTGCGCTCCCGCGGCGCGCAGCCGCTGCGTCGCCTCGCTCTCGCGCAAATCCGAGCCGCTCACGCGGTAGCCCAGGTTGAGCAGGATCTGCGCGATGCCGCTCATCCCGATGCCGCCGATGCCGACGAAGTGAATCCGGTGTTTTGTGTGGCGCAGCATTGCTCGAAAATCCGCTCACGCTCCGATCAGCGCGTAGCACTCCGCCACCACCCGCGCCGCCGCGTCGGGCCGGCCCAGGGCGCGCGCCGCGGCGGCCATCCGCTCCAGCGCGGCTTGATCGTCGCGGTACTTGCGGATGCGCGCGGCCAGCGCCTCGCCCGTCAGCTCGCGATCCAGGATCATTTCCGCCGCCCCGGCATCTTCCAGCGCCTTGGCGTTCCATCGCTGGTGGTCATAGATCGCGTACGGATACGGAACCAGAACCGCGGCCTTGCCCAGCGCGGTCAGCTCCGCGACCGTGGTCGCGCCCGCGCGGCAGACCACCAGGTCGGCCCGGGCGTAGACCTCGTCCATCCGCTCGAAGAACGGCCGGACCTCGGCCTCGAAGGGCAGCGAGCGGTACGCCCGCTCGACCTCGGCGAAGTCGGCCTGGCCGGTCTGGTGAATGACCCTGACCGTCGCCGCGAGCTCCTGCGCGCCCCGAAAGGCTTCGATCGCCGCGACGTTCAGCCGGTGGGCGCCAAGGCTTCCGCCGAAGATCAGCACCGTGAACTTCCCGTTCCGCTCCGCCGGCGGCAGGCTCGTCCAGCGCACCGGATTGCCGGTCTGCACCGTCTTGCCCGCAGGGAAGAACGCCGCGCTCTCGGGATACGAGGTGAAGATCCGGTCGACCACGCGGCCGAGCAGCTTGTTCGTGAATCCGGGGCGGAGGTTCTGCTCCATGATCGCGCAGCGCACGCGCCGGGCCGCGCCGGCCAGGAGCACCGGTCCCGACGCGTACCCGCCCAGGCCGAGGATGCAGTCGGGGCGGAAGCGGCCGACGATCCGCAGCGATTGCGCGACGCTCACGGGAACGCCGTAGAGCGCGTCGAGCCAGCCGCGCAGGCCGCGCCCCTTGATGCCCTTGACCCGGATCGTCTCCAGCCGGAAGCCCTCCCGCGGCAGCACCCTGGCCTCGATTCCCTGCTCCGTTCCGACGAACAAGATTTCCGTCATCGCGTCCCGCTTTCGGAACTCCCGCGCCACCGCCAGGCCGGGAAAGAGATGCCCTCCGGTGCCGCCCCCGGCCAGGATCACGCGCACGGCTAGACTCTCCGCCGCGACAGGCCGAGCAGAATTCCCGCCTCCATCAGGTTGACCAGCATCGCCGAGCCGCCGTAGCTGATGAAGGGCAGCACCAGCCCCTTGGTCGGCATCAGCCCCATGACCACCGCCATGTGGATCAATCCCTGCAACCCGAGCAGGACCGTGATCCCGAAGGCGAGGTACTGCTCGAAAGGCTCCTCGATTCTCGAGGTGAGCCGCAGGCCGCGCGCCGCGATCACGCCGAACAGCGCCAGCACCGCCAGCGCGCCGAGCAGCCCCAGCTCCTCGCCGATCACCGAGTAAACGAAATCGGTATGGGCCTCGGGCAGATAGAAGAGCTTTTGACGGCTCTCGCCGAGCCCGCGTCCCCACAGCTGCCCCGAGCCGAAGGCGATCAGCGACTGCACCACCTGGAAGCCGCTGCTCGTGGGCTCGCTCCACGGATCGAGAAAGGTAAGCAGCCGGCGCATCCGGTATTCCGCCGTCATCATGAAGTAGACGAGGACCGGGAGGGCGAGCAGCCCGGTCGCCGCCAGGTGCGAGACCCGGGCGCCGCCGATGAAAAGCATCAGGTAGAGAAGCGCGCCGAGGATCATCGCCGTGCCGAAATCGGGCTCGAGCAGGAGCAGGCCGAGAAAGACGCCGCCGACGATCAGGTGGGGAAGCACCCCGATCGCGAAGGTCTGGATGCGCTCCTCCTTGCGCGCCATCGAGTGCGCCAGGTAAAAGACGATCGCCGGCTTGGCCAGCTCCGCCGGCTGGAAAGCGAAGCCCGACAGCATCAGCCAGCGCCGCGCGCCGCCGCGCGCCACTCCGATCCCCGGAATCAGCACCAGCACCAGCGCCACGAAGGCCGCGCCGAGCAGCGGGTAGGCGAGCTTCGGGTAATAGCGCGCGGGCAGCAGCGTGCAGGCCAGCAGAGCCGCCACGCCGGCGCCCGCCGCGATCAGCTGCTTGCGGAAGAAATAGGTCCCGTCGGCGAACCGCTCCTGGGAATAGAGATAGCTCGTGCTGAGCACCATGGTGACGCCCATGATCAGCAGCGCCCCGACCGCGATCAGCAGCCATTTGTCGACCCCGAGCCCGTCCCTCATAGCCCGTGCACCAGGTCCTTGAACGCCTTGCCCCGCTCGGCGTAGTTGCGAAACATGTCGAAGCTCGAGCACGCCGGCGAGAGCAGCACCACGTCGCCCGCGCACGCGTGCGCCGCGGCGTCGCGCACGGCCTGCTCGAGGCTGTCCACCAGCACGGTCTCCGTGAGCGCGCCGAGCGACGCCGCGATCAGCTCCCGCGCCGCCCCGAACAGCACCAGCCGCTTGACCTTCTGGCGAATCTCCCCCGCGAGCACGCCGTAATCGCCTCCCTTGTCGACGCCCCCGGCGATCAGGATCACCGGCCCGCGGAAGCTCGCCAGCGATTTGGCCGCCGCGCCGACGTTGGTGCCCTTGGAGTCGTTGTAGTAGCGCACCCCGTTCTTCTCGCAGACGAACTCGAGCCGGTGCTCCAGCCCCGGGAAGCTTTCGAGCGTCTGCTGGACGGCGGCCCGGCCGACGCCCAGAGCGCGCGCCGCTGCAACCGCCCCCATCATGTTCTCGACGTTGTGGACCCCGTGAATCTTGACCCGGGCCAGAGAGTACGCCTCCTCGCCGCAGGGGGAGCGCCGGACGATGCCGCACGGCCCGGGGAAGAGCCCTTCGGCGACCTCGCCGAAGCCGATCGAGACGACGGCCGCGCGGATGCGCCGGCGCATCTCCCAGACGCGCGGGTCGTCGCGGTTCAGGACCGCGGTGTCTCCCGGCCCCTGCGCGGCGAAGATCCTCTCCTTGGCGCGGCGGTAGGCGTCGAAGTCAGGATAGCGGTCCAGATGGTCTTCGGTCACGTTGAGCAGCACGGCGACCCTGGGGCGAAACTCCCGCACCCACTCGAGCTGAAAGCTGCTGACTTCGACCACGCCCGCCTCCCACTCCCCCTCCACGAAGCCGATAAGCGGCGCGCCGATGTTGCCGCCGACGAAAACCTTTCGACCATCGCGCTCGAGCATCTCCCCGATCAACGTGGTGGTCGTGCTCTTGCCGTTGGTTCCGGTCACGGCCACCAGCGGCGCCGCGATGAAGCGCGACGCCAGCTCGATCTCGCTCAGGACCTCGACGCCGCGGCGCGCCGCCGCCACGAGGAGCGGGTTATCCGCGGCGACGCCCGGGCTCGGCACGACCAGGTCGAGCCCCTTGATCCACGCGGGATCCTCGCCGCCCAGTCGATAGCGCACCGGCAGCCCGGCGAGCCCCCGGATCCCTTCGGCCAGCTCGTCGGCGCCCCGGCGGTCGCTGACAACGACGTCGGCGCCCTTCCGCGCCAGAAAACGAGCGGTCTCGAGCCCGGTGCGCGCCAGTCCCACGACCATGATTTTCTTGTTCTTCAGCTCCATTGCCACGGCGCGCTCAGCGGAGCTTCAGCGTGCTCAAACCGATCACCGCGCAGATGAACGCGATGATCCAGAACCGGATAATGATCTGCGGCTCCTTCCAGCCCTTGAGCTCGTAATGGTGGTGAATCGGCGCCATCAGGAACACCCGTTTGCGCCGGATCTTGTACGACGCCACCTGAAAGATCACCGAGAGCGCCTCGAGCACGAAGACCCCGCCGATGATCACCAGCAGCACCTCGTTTTTGGTCATCACCGCGACCACTCCGAGCGCCGCCCCGAGCGCGAGCGAGCCCACGTCCCCCATGAACATCTGCGCCGGATAGGCGTTGAACCAGAGGAAGCCCAGACCCGCAGCCACCACCGCAGCGCAGAAAACCGCCAGCTCGCCCACGCCGGCGACGTACGGGATCTGCAGGTACTCGGCGAGCTTCAGGTGGCCGGAGACATAGGCGATGACCGCGTACGCGCCCGCCGCGATCATCACCGGGCCGATCGCCAGGCCGTCCAGGCCGTCGGTCAGGTTGACCGCGTTCGAGGCGCCGACCATCACCAGCATGGCAAACGGAATGTAGAAGATCCCCAGGTCCGGCCGGAACGTCTTGACGAACGGGATCGCCATCTCGGTGCTGAACTTGGGATGAAAGAAATAGAGGGCGGCCGCGACGACGAAGGCGACGCCGAACTGCCCTGCCAGCTTGGCGCGCGGCGGCAGTCCCCTGCTGTTGCGCCGCGTGAGCTTGAGATAGTCGTCGGCGAAGCCGACGGCACCGAAGCCGATCGTGGCGAACAGCGCCAGCAGCACGTAGGGGTTGGTCACGTCGGCGAGGAGAAACGTGGAGAGCGTCAGCGCCAGGATGATCAGCGTGCCGCCCATCGTCGGCGTCCCCGCCTTGACCGAATGCGATGCCGGGCCGTCGTCGCGGATCTGCTGGCCGATCTGTTTCTCGGTGAGCGAGCGGATCAGCCAGGGCCCGAGAACGAACGAGACCACGAGCGCCGTCAGGGCCGCCATCGCCGCCCGGAACGTGATGTAGCGAAAGACGTTGAAGCCGGAGTAAGTGGTGTGGAGAGGAAAAAGCAGATGATAGAGCAAATCGGTCTCTCCTAGGCCTCACCGCCGGTCAGTTTCTGCAGCACCGTTTCCATTCTCATTCCCCGCGATCCCTTGAACAGCAGCCAGTCGCCGCGCCTCACGCGGCCGCGAAGCCAGCCCGCGATCTCGTCGTGGCTCCTGCCGATGCGGATCCTTTCCTCGGCCATGCCCGCGGCCATCGCTCCGCGCTTGACCGCCGCCGCGTAGCGCCCCAGCAGATAGAGCCGGTCGATTCCCAGCCGCGCCACGAGCCCTCCCAGCTCGACGTGGTGGCGGCGGCTCTCCCGGCCGAGCTCCAGCATGTCGCCGAGCACCGCGCTGCGCTCGCCGCGGCACGGCATCTCGCGGAGCGCCTCGAGCGCCGCCGCCATCGACGCGGGGTTCGCGTTGTAGGCGTCGTTGATGATCGCTGCGCCGCGCCAGCGCCTGAGCTCCATGCGCATCGCAAACGGACGGGCGCGCTCCAGCCCTTCCCGGATCGCCGTCGCCCCGGCACCGAAGCCGTAGGCCATCGCCGCCGCGCCGAGCGCGTTGCCGATGTTGTGCCTGCCGACGAAGCCGAGCCGCACCCGCCGGCGGCTTCGGCCCAGCCGCAGGACAAAGCGCATCCCGTCGGGGCCGGCCGCCGCGCCCGGCTCGGCTCTCACCCGGCCGCGCTTGCCGTAGGTGATTTTTTCACCCGCGAAGCCGCGGCTCAACCTGCGCACCCACGGATCGTCGAGGTTGACCGCGATCTTGCCTCCCGGGCGCACGCCGCGAAACAGCGCCCCCTTTTCCCGCGCCACGCCGGCCATGCCGTCGAGCCCTTCGAGGTGGGCGGGCGCCACCGAGGTGATGATCCCCATGTCAGGCTCGGCGATCTCCGCGAGCCGCGCGATCTCGCCGGGTCGATTGGTGCCCAGCTCGACGACCGCGACGGCGTCGCGCGGGCGCAGCCGCAGCAGCGTGAGCGGCAGCCCCACCAGGTTGTTGAGATTCCCTTCGGTCTTCAGAACTCTGCCACGCAGGCTGCGTCCTTTCCAGCGCGCCCGCTCGAGAATCGCGGCCAGCATCTCCTTGGTCGTCGTCTTGCCGTTCGATCCGGTGACGGCGAGCACCTTCGGCCCGTACTGCCGCCGCCGGTAGCGCGCCAGATCGCCGAGCGCCCGCAGCGTGTCCGCCACCCGGATGACGGTCACGTCGGGCCGCGGCGGCGCCACGCGCTTGTGGACCACCACGCACGTCGCGCCGCGCCGGACCGCGTCGGCGACGAAGCGATGGCCGTCGAGCCGCTCGCCCTTGAGCGCCACGAAGACCGACCCCTTCTCGGCCCGCGTCGAGTCCGTCACGACGTCGGCGAAGAGATCCCGCGCCCCGTCGCGCAGGATCTTTCCTCCGGTCGCCGCGACGATCTCCTCTTTGCTCCACCCCATGCTCCCTTCGCTAGGCGCCTCCGAGCCGGTTGAGCTCCTCGCGAGCGACCTCCCGATCGTCGAAATGGATTTTTTCCGAGCCGAGGATCTGATAGTCCTCGTGGCCCTTGCCGGCGATCAGAACGACGTCGCCCGGCCGCGCGCGCTCCAGCGCCGCGCGAATCGCCGCGCGCCGGTCGACCTCGACCAGATAGCCGCGCCCGGCGCCGGGCTCCACGTGCGCATCGATCCTTTCCAGCCCGGTCTTCAGCACCCCCGACTCGACCTCGCTCGCGATCCGCCGCGGCTCTTCGCTGCGAGGGTTGTCGGAGGTGACGAAGACGAGGTCGCTCAGGCGGGCGGCGATCTCTCCCATGAGCGGGCGCTTGCCGCGATCGCGGTCGCCGCCGCAGCCGAAGACGGTGAGCACCCTGCCGCGTGCCAGCGGCCGGACCGCTCGGAGAACCTTTTCAAGGGCGTCCGGCGTGTGCGCGTAGTCCACCAGCACCGCGATGTCGCGGCGGTTCTCGATCTTTTCCAGCCGCCCCGGAACGGTGCGCAGCCGCTCGATCCCCGCCCGGATCGCCTCGGTGGAAAGGCCGAGGGCGACACCCGCGGCCGCCGCCCCCAGCAGGTTTTCGAGATTGGCCGCACCGATCAGG
The Candidatus Zixiibacteriota bacterium DNA segment above includes these coding regions:
- the murG gene encoding undecaprenyldiphospho-muramoylpentapeptide beta-N-acetylglucosaminyltransferase; its protein translation is MRVILAGGGTGGHLFPGLAVAREFRKRDAMTEILFVGTEQGIEARVLPREGFRLETIRVKGIKGRGLRGWLDALYGVPVSVAQSLRIVGRFRPDCILGLGGYASGPVLLAGAARRVRCAIMEQNLRPGFTNKLLGRVVDRIFTSYPESAAFFPAGKTVQTGNPVRWTSLPPAERNGKFTVLIFGGSLGAHRLNVAAIEAFRGAQELAATVRVIHQTGQADFAEVERAYRSLPFEAEVRPFFERMDEVYARADLVVCRAGATTVAELTALGKAAVLVPYPYAIYDHQRWNAKALEDAGAAEMILDRELTGEALAARIRKYRDDQAALERMAAAARALGRPDAAARVVAECYALIGA
- the ftsW gene encoding putative lipid II flippase FtsW, with product MRDGLGVDKWLLIAVGALLIMGVTMVLSTSYLYSQERFADGTYFFRKQLIAAGAGVAALLACTLLPARYYPKLAYPLLGAAFVALVLVLIPGIGVARGGARRWLMLSGFAFQPAELAKPAIVFYLAHSMARKEERIQTFAIGVLPHLIVGGVFLGLLLLEPDFGTAMILGALLYLMLFIGGARVSHLAATGLLALPVLVYFMMTAEYRMRRLLTFLDPWSEPTSSGFQVVQSLIAFGSGQLWGRGLGESRQKLFYLPEAHTDFVYSVIGEELGLLGALAVLALFGVIAARGLRLTSRIEEPFEQYLAFGITVLLGLQGLIHMAVVMGLMPTKGLVLPFISYGGSAMLVNLMEAGILLGLSRRRV
- the murD gene encoding UDP-N-acetylmuramoyl-L-alanine--D-glutamate ligase; translation: MELKNKKIMVVGLARTGLETARFLARKGADVVVSDRRGADELAEGIRGLAGLPVRYRLGGEDPAWIKGLDLVVPSPGVAADNPLLVAAARRGVEVLSEIELASRFIAAPLVAVTGTNGKSTTTTLIGEMLERDGRKVFVGGNIGAPLIGFVEGEWEAGVVEVSSFQLEWVREFRPRVAVLLNVTEDHLDRYPDFDAYRRAKERIFAAQGPGDTAVLNRDDPRVWEMRRRIRAAVVSIGFGEVAEGLFPGPCGIVRRSPCGEEAYSLARVKIHGVHNVENMMGAVAAARALGVGRAAVQQTLESFPGLEHRLEFVCEKNGVRYYNDSKGTNVGAAAKSLASFRGPVILIAGGVDKGGDYGVLAGEIRQKVKRLVLFGAARELIAASLGALTETVLVDSLEQAVRDAAAHACAGDVVLLSPACSSFDMFRNYAERGKAFKDLVHGL
- the mraY gene encoding phospho-N-acetylmuramoyl-pentapeptide-transferase, whose product is MLYHLLFPLHTTYSGFNVFRYITFRAAMAALTALVVSFVLGPWLIRSLTEKQIGQQIRDDGPASHSVKAGTPTMGGTLIILALTLSTFLLADVTNPYVLLALFATIGFGAVGFADDYLKLTRRNSRGLPPRAKLAGQFGVAFVVAAALYFFHPKFSTEMAIPFVKTFRPDLGIFYIPFAMLVMVGASNAVNLTDGLDGLAIGPVMIAAGAYAVIAYVSGHLKLAEYLQIPYVAGVGELAVFCAAVVAAGLGFLWFNAYPAQMFMGDVGSLALGAALGVVAVMTKNEVLLVIIGGVFVLEALSVIFQVASYKIRRKRVFLMAPIHHHYELKGWKEPQIIIRFWIIAFICAVIGLSTLKLR
- the murF gene encoding UDP-N-acetylmuramoyl-tripeptide--D-alanyl-D-alanine ligase, with the translated sequence MGWSKEEIVAATGGKILRDGARDLFADVVTDSTRAEKGSVFVALKGERLDGHRFVADAVRRGATCVVVHKRVAPPRPDVTVIRVADTLRALGDLARYRRRQYGPKVLAVTGSNGKTTTKEMLAAILERARWKGRSLRGRVLKTEGNLNNLVGLPLTLLRLRPRDAVAVVELGTNRPGEIARLAEIAEPDMGIITSVAPAHLEGLDGMAGVAREKGALFRGVRPGGKIAVNLDDPWVRRLSRGFAGEKITYGKRGRVRAEPGAAAGPDGMRFVLRLGRSRRRVRLGFVGRHNIGNALGAAAMAYGFGAGATAIREGLERARPFAMRMELRRWRGAAIINDAYNANPASMAAALEALREMPCRGERSAVLGDMLELGRESRRHHVELGGLVARLGIDRLYLLGRYAAAVKRGAMAAGMAEERIRIGRSHDEIAGWLRGRVRRGDWLLFKGSRGMRMETVLQKLTGGEA